TagaaggaaagataaaaaaaaacataaattggtTCAATTTTATATCCTAAGCTCTttagacaaatttattttttaagaaataatgatactttttccttaatatttatttaatgttattattgttattttaatctCCTAGTTTGTCACTGCCTTTTCTTACGCGGAAAGCTAACATGTACCCATTATAGGCGACAATCTTATTTAAGGATCCAAAAATTTAATTGAGTATTTCTCTCACTCTAATCATGttatttataggtttaatcattcaggaagtccttatttttgcgtgaaatctcaattttgtccctttctttttaaaattctcAATCGGGTcccaaatttatgaaaattgaaacaattggatcctttccgttaaattgcCTTTAACGGTGTTAGTGGGAATTTGATGTGGCACGCTACAGTGAATTTGTTAACTGACGTGGCTGAACAACTGCAGCACgtggataatttattttttaaatcaattttttaaataaaaagaaaatgaaagttataAACCTGAATTGGGAATTTGATTTTATGGAATTAAGGATTGGGATTCTTCTGACTTCTTCTAGAGTTCGTTCAAAGATCAAGTCATTTCACAAATTAGGGTATCAGTTTGAGAATTTAGGGTTTAATCCAACTTGAGTAATCTCGAGTGGTCAGGTCTTGAGTAGATGGTGATGGTGAACTTCTGGTCACTCTGGTGGTCCTTGAACAACAGATCtacaaaaaacaaacaaaagcaaTTACAAGATTCGTCAAAAATCATCATAAGTTTTTGACGGTCGGAAAAGAATCTCTCGCCCCCCCAAATCCGAATTCGGAACTCAAGAAGACATAGAGTGAGAGAGAGGGAAAGACAGTACCCCTAGCCTTCTTGCCGATATCAAAGTAGAGATCGGGACCCTTGGCCATGGCTTTGATTCGGAGAAAATGGGGATCTTGagaaattttgtggatgaagaACGCAGAGTGTTTTGTCTGTCTGTGAAATTCAAACACTATCTTTTGccaattaaataaatacctcaaaaccctaattttcagCTTCTTTTCCAAGACTTATTTTCTTGAAATCTTGAAGTCTACTCCACCATTTGATCTCAAAACCCAAACACTGTGTGGACAAGCAGTGGGTGTAGGCAAGTTCCTACAGCTGTTTGCCTACGCCTTCAATTTTCCGGTCGCCAAGTTCCTGCAGACACGCATAGCAAGGTCATCGTCATCGTTGCGATATCATCACTGCACCTGTTGTTGAGTTGGTTACTCATTATGAAGGTGAACTGGTGGACTGGAGCTAAATGGGTTGTGGTGGTTCATAGTAGTGGCTCATTTGGCGTATGTGCTCAGTGGTGGTTCTGGAAggggtttttttattttatctttatttatttattcataaataataaatataccaaaatctaaaaaaaatgaattatccACGTGTTGCAGCTAGTCAGAACAAACTGACTACAGCGTGTCATCAAATTCCCACTAACGCTGTTAGAGGTAATTTAACGGAAATGAtccaattgtttcaatttttataaatttggaacccaattgagaattttaaaaagaaagggacGAAATTGAAATTCCATGCGAAAATAAGGACTtcctgaatgattaaaccttatttaTATGACTCTCtttttgatgaaaaattattattttttaataaagtttctttatttttaaataatgcattaattttttttgttctaaaaCGTGTTTAGTTGATTAACATTTTGAATcaagtaacaatttttttgtacgctaatttaatttaacaacaAAAGTGTATATATGGCACAAATACTTCTTTAAATACGATACATataaattcagaaaaaaaaaagtcagacTTAAATGCTTACTTGGTCACTACGTTAAGTGGgttttttcagtttagtacccaattttaaaaatgtatagatTAGGTCccaaagttataaaaattgcACGAATCCAGTCTTGTCCGTTAAATTGACACTAACGACGTTAATTGTGTGCTGATGTGAcatatttcttctcttctctccttTGCTCCTTTGTTGTCCATCTTCTCTCGTTTGCTGtccaactttttctttctcttccataTTAGtagtttccaatttttttttctaaatcaaatCCCTTCATTTTTGGGAGCTAATTCTCCAATGTTCCACCTCGCATTAACCCCTCAAGGCAAATAAGGGTTTATGCAGATGAGGCATTTTGTTCCCTCCACCACCAACGCTCCTTACAGCGGTTCTACCGGGTACCGTCTCTCCTCCGACACCTCCATTGCCAGTTGCACCTTCCTCACCTATCTCCGCGACATACATAAGAACTTTCTAGAAAAAAGTGACATTGgaccaaaaataaaatgggaaagcaaaaaaaaaaaaaatatcaacctCAAACCTGTATTTTCCAGGAATAACATTTGAAAACTGAAATTTACTATACTCTTAGTGGTCAAGCTAAGAACACCAGCAATCGCTCCTAAATTCTGCTTACACAACTCATTGGGGCAAGGCGATTTGCTTTTGCTCTCTTTCTCTTCACTATTAGAAGGAGCCAGAGAAGGAGGTGTCAACTTCACGACATTCGTCGTCGGGTTCATCAAACTCATCGTCGGTGGAGGCGATGGGGCCGCCCCTATCGCAAcatcaaaagaagaatgaaaactTCACCACTCTATTTTGTGAATCTCTATGCTACCCTGCATTGAACCTGAGAACCCCACATACAAACAATCACTCAAATACTTATCCAATTCGAGGCTCGTCGACAAAACGGGATCTTTCGGTTTCAAATTGGAATACGAAACCCACACGTGTCAGCTTCTCAATCCTTTTACTGCATCAAATCCAGCGGCATCATCGTCATAGGCACTTCTTTTAACGCTAAGGTTTGCCATTTCGGCACCGTGCAGCTCTATGGCGAAATCGACCTCGAAAACGAACAATTAGGAGAAATCAGTGAGATAGGAGAGAAATTTCCGCCGTTCCCAGTGAGATCCAGGCAATTTAAAGGTGTGCAGGGGTACATGACACCGGAATTTTAAGCCTCCAGCGTTGCGACTCAAAGGTCTGATATATACACTTTCAAAGTGGTGACGTTGGAGCTCCTGTCCAGGGAGGAGCCACTGAAGTTTAAATATGACAAGAACATAGGCAGATTTTTTAGGACGTAGGTGATCAAGATGACGAGAGACGTGGTTGACGACGATGGTGGCATATAGTGGAAGCTGAGGGAAGTGGATGTAGGAGAAGCTTACACATGTGgcatttgagtgaatttgactggtagagaaaagaaaaaaaaatgaaaattggaaaCCATTAATACGGAAGACACAAAAAAAGCTGCAAAGCACAAGAGAGAGAGCAGAGATAAGCACGGAGTTAACGTTGTTAGTGTCCATTTAACGGACAAGACTTGATTCGTgcaatttttataactttgagACCTAATCTATACATTTTAAAACTGAGTACTAAAGTGAAAAAACTCACTTAAACATAAAGATCAAGTAagcatttaagaaaaaaagagttattaattaatttatcatgtttaaataagtttttgaaAGTATAAATTAGTTGAAAGTGTTTAGTTCGGTGAAATATTTTTCGAAACAATTGACGttgataatgttttttttatcactgtAAAATCTAATCTTAACTAAATAGCTAAATCTTGTGATATGTCAAATTTACCACAAATCAACACACTAAACTACCTTATTAATAACACCCCCCCTTTACAATTTTTTGCAGCCAAAAtgaaatattgaagaaaaaataaataaaaaatagaaaagttacATGGCCAAACTCCGCCGGTTAAACCGGTGGCCGAGCCGAGTCAACGGCCGTCGGCGGCATAATCGGCGCGGTGGATGACGACGACATTCTATCAACATCGTTGTTCCGTACCCTGGGAGACCTAATAGACAGCGCCCTAGCGAAAAACGGCGCAGCTACTGAGAAAATCCATCGGTCCGATTTGAAACTCCGGTCCAACCGCCTCGATTGTTTCCCCCGACTACTCCCTTCTCCTCCGGTTCGGTAACCCCGCCTCGAACTACCTTCCCTCGGTAACACGATCAAGCTACTTGCTCGATGCAATTGCCGGTTTATTAGTTGCTTGCGAACCTCCAAAGGAAGTATCAGAGTGAACCGGTCCGTATTTTCTCCCGGTTGGACAATCGAGTGCCCAGTCGAGTGCGACTTCGAGAATCGGCGCGGCCGGTTCGACCGCGATCCACGCGTGCGGTTCCGGTTCAGCGTTTTCTCCAGAGAAAGAACTTCCGGTTCAGTCAAGAAACGGTCAGAGTCCGCGTGTTGCTGCTCTGGTGCGGCTTCTACGACGTCGTTTTGCGCTTCAAGGTCCGTCGTTAACATTTGGGGATCGGGAACAGCGGCAACACCGTTGTTGGCGTCAGATTCCTGTGATTCTGTCGGTACAAGGTTGGCGCGGCACACGGGACACGTGGTATGGGAGCTCAACCACTCGTCTATGCACTCGGGGTGGAAAACGTGGTCGCACTTGGGGATCAAACGCAGCGTTTCGGTGTCTTCAAACTCGCACAAACACACCGCGCATTCCAAGGGTTCTTTTCCGATCTTGTGGATCTTGACCTCGGAGTATTCGAGGATGGGGAAGGTTTGGATGACGGCGGGATCAAGGCCACGCGCAGCTCTTCTGGAGCGTGCGGACGTGAGAGGCCTAACGCTGTTGGAAGGCGTATCGGCGCAGTGGCGTACGTAGACGGAGAAAACGGCCATGACGAAAAGCGCCGCCACTAATATGACGATTATTGCGGCTAGAGAGGGGTTGAAACTGTTTAGTCTTGGGTCGGTGAATTCACTGGGCGACGGCTGGGACTGCGCGACGGCGATTGGAATTGacgccgccgccaccaccaggAGGAGGAGGAATAGGGCTGCGTGATGATGGTGTTTCATCATCTTGTCGAATGAAGAGAGTGAGACAAAGGGTCTGTTATTTAAAAGAGAGTGTTGTTGTTGGTCATAGTTTCTGCAAACGCGCGCTACAGCTGCCTGTGGAACCTTCCacagaaaattgagaaaatattgCTTGCTTTAACACAAAT
Above is a genomic segment from Vigna radiata var. radiata cultivar VC1973A chromosome 10, Vradiata_ver6, whole genome shotgun sequence containing:
- the LOC106775183 gene encoding E3 ubiquitin-protein ligase ATL6-like, with amino-acid sequence MMKHHHHAALFLLLLVVAAASIPIAVAQSQPSPSEFTDPRLNSFNPSLAAIIVILVAALFVMAVFSVYVRHCADTPSNSVRPLTSARSRRAARGLDPAVIQTFPILEYSEVKIHKIGKEPLECAVCLCEFEDTETLRLIPKCDHVFHPECIDEWLSSHTTCPVCRANLVPTESQESDANNGVAAVPDPQMLTTDLEAQNDVVEAAPEQQHADSDRFLTEPEVLSLEKTLNRNRTRGSRSNRPRRFSKSHSTGHSIVQPGENTDRFTLILPLEVRKQLINRQLHRASSLIVLPREGSSRRGYRTGGEGSSRGKQSRRLDRSFKSDRWIFSVAAPFFARALSIRSPRVRNNDVDRMSSSSTAPIMPPTAVDSARPPV